One region of Ptiloglossa arizonensis isolate GNS036 chromosome 8, iyPtiAriz1_principal, whole genome shotgun sequence genomic DNA includes:
- the Cisd2 gene encoding CDGSH iron sulfur domain 2, which yields MEPLSHLVKVSIPNYLAGLPIPESIGGWFRLGVRDWISLIPPTAMLVGFGYMSYKAFCPLARGPPCGLVNLSVKKDVSKVVDTVDIEDISEKAVFCRCWRSKNWPYCDGAHGVHNQEMNDNVGPLVVTKKKA from the exons ATGGAGCCGCTTTCACATCTCGTTAAAGTATCTATTCCAAATTATTTGGCTGGATTACCTATTCCAGAATCTATAGGAGGATGGTTTCGATTAGGAG TACGAGACTGGATCTCTTTAATTCCCCCTACCGCAATGTTAGTTGGTTTTGGCTATATGTCCTACAAAGCATTTTGTCCGTTAGCGAGAGGCCCG CCCTGTGGACTTGTAAATCTCAGTGTAAAAAAGGATGTAAGTAAAGTAGTAGACACAGTTGATATAGAAGATATAAGTGAAAAAGCTGTATTCTGTCGTTGTTGGAGATCTAAGAAT tggCCATATTGTGATGGAGCTCATGGAGTTCATAATCAGGAAATGAATGACAATGTCGGTCCTCTTGTAGTCACAAAAAAGAAAGCTTAA
- the LOC143150118 gene encoding uncharacterized protein LOC143150118 produces the protein MLRLPLIVILTISMFVGRVCPVLYTSHDNVTIVEVAANMKTAVTILNNNDTSTVAPVAKAVKDKKEELKDTVTSKHNCTSKKETDDMTDCYVTPHDSAEVTEEISVSNTTEPTTLATMVSNKTEVNNTETSTPKAAPDKNKTNDENGEPDIFLLNSTESTHGPSYEVIPTKASHPINTSVTDKDTETSTNRTEISISSVAPLLTDDAPRTDSEDIVEAVKSTNQGRNRSLPSGVIALVTAISFAVAIAIAYIGIIVWRRYIEYRYGHRELLVNELEFDTNDLRHFEL, from the exons aTGCTTCGATTGCCTTTGATCGTCATTCTCACGATATCGATGTTTG TTGGCAGAGTGTGTCCAGTATTATATACAAGTCACGACAATGTTACTATTGTGGAGGTTGCAGCGAATATGAAAACTGCGGttactattttaaataataatgacACGAGTACAGTTGCACCCGTGGCTAAAGCTGTGAAAGACAAAAAAG AGGAATTAAAGGATACTGTTACTTCAAAGCATAATTGTACTTCTAAGAAGGAAACGGATGATATGACTGATTGTTATGTCACGCCGCATGACAGTGCTGAAGTAACAGAAGAAATCTCAGTGTCAAACACAACAG AACCAACAACACTTGCGACTATGGTAAGCAACAAGACTGAGGTAAACAACACGGAAACTTCTACACCGAAAGCTGCGCCcgataaaaacaaaacaaatgaCGAGAATGGAGAACCTGATATATTTCTATTGAATAGCACAGAAAGCACTCATGGACCGTCTTACGAGGTTATACCTACAAAAGCAAGTCATCCGATAAATACAAGTGTCACGg aCAAAGATACGGAAACCTCTACTAATCGTACCGAAATATCGATTAGCTCCGTAGCACCGTTGTTAACAGATGATGCTCCGAGGACAGATTCCGAAGATATCGTTGAAGCAGTAAAGTCCACTAATCAAGGACGTAATAGAAGTTTGCCATCGGGAGTCATAGCTCTAGTTACTGCGATAAGTTTTGCTGTAGCAATTGCAATAGCATACATTGGAATAATTGTTTGGAGGCGGTACATCGA GTATAGGTACGGACATCGGGAGTTACTTGTTAATGAGTTAGAATTTGATACTAATGATTTGCGCCATTTCGAG CTATGA